A genomic segment from Ornithorhynchus anatinus isolate Pmale09 chromosome 16, mOrnAna1.pri.v4, whole genome shotgun sequence encodes:
- the CATSPER4 gene encoding cation channel sperm-associated protein 4, producing MSNWRSWWRHWTDSSNIQPLTLTRWKRQWEGKNAQGENENQSFINRHDIVFSRDAWDMQEFFAKMCIRQLLQHPAFQALLAVLLVVNAFTIALRTDVSLSQRHYELFSALDDIVLTILFCEVLLGWFNGFWIFWKDGWNVLNFIIVLNLSLALFFDSMKSNAFLYTLRLVRLVQVCMAVEPLARIIRVIVQSVPDMVNIMVLIFFFMLVFSVFGVTLFGNYMPKHFQNIQVALYTLFICITQDGWVDIYNEFQMERGQYSLQVGSALYFSIFITVGAFIGTNLLVVVVTTNLEQMMKMQETLLMQKQQQEQFANIEFSMDDDGAPELQLVHCKDVQEESAQLPTKMPLGTRPLRNLTDHTIDDFCLVLEAIQENLYQYRQIRDELNRIVEEVRSIRFNQEQEEEVMQRQSTPLGPTGSAISINVAGDTKTDLITALINLDRESSSTFPLKGGNLPRKQS from the exons ATGAGCAACTGGAGGTCTTGGTGGCGCCATTGGACGGACAGCAGCAACATCCAGCCCTTGACCCTCACCCGG TGGAAGCGCCAGTGGGAAGGGAAGAATGCTCaaggagaaaatgaaaaccaGAGTTTCATCAACCGGCATGACATCGTCTTCTCTCGA GATGCCTGGGACATGCAGGAGTTCTTCGCCAAGATGTGCATCAGGCAGCTGCTGCAGCACCCGGCCTTTCAGGCTCTCCTGGCAGTCCTGCTGGTCGTCAACGCCTTCACCATCGCCCTCCGCACCGATGTCTCGCTCAGCCAG AGACACTATGAACTGTTCTCCGCCTTGGATGACATTGTGCTGACCATCCTCTTCTGCGAGGTCTTGCTTGGCTGGTTCAACGGCTTCTGGATCTTTTGGAAG gaTGGCTGGAACGTCCTGAACTTCATCATCGTCCTTAACCTCTCCCTGGCGCTCTTCTTTGACTCGATGAAGAGTAACGCTTTCCTCTATACCCTCAG gTTGGTGCGCCTGGTGCAGGTCTGCATGGCAGTGGAACCGCTGGCCCGGATCATCCGCGTCATCGTGCAGTCGGTGCCGGACATGGTCAACATTATGGTGCTCATCTTCTTCTTCATGCTG GTTTTCTCCGTGTTTGGCGTCACCCTGTTCGGCAACTACATGCCCAAACACTTCCAGAATATCCAGGTGGCCCTCTACACGCTCTTCATCTGCATCACGCAGGATGGCTGGGTGGACATATATAACGAATTCCA GATGGAGCGGGGCCAGTACAGCCTGCAGGTTGGGAGCGCTCTCTACTTTTCCATCTTCATCACCGTCGGCGCCTTCATCGGCACAAACCTGCTGGTGGTCGTGGTGACCACCAACCTGGAGCAGATGATGAAGATGCAGGAGACGTTACTGATGCAAAAACAGCAGCAGGAGCAATTTGCCAATATAGAG TTCAGCATGGACGACGACGGAGCCCCAGAGCTGCAGCTGGTCCACTGCAAGGACGTCCAGGAGGAGTCCGCCCAGTTGCCCACCAAGATGCCCCTGGGGACCAGGCCCCTGAGGAACCTGACCGACCACACGATCGATGACTTCTGCCTGGTGCTGGAGGCCATCCAGGAGAACCTCTACCAGTACAGGCAGATCCGGGATGAGCTGAACAG GATTGTGGAGGAAGTGCGCTCCATCCGCTTCAaccaggagcaggaagaggaggtaaTGCAACGGCAGTCGACCCCTCTGGGCCCCACGGGCAGCGCCATCTCCATAAACGTCGCCGGGGACACCAAGACGGACCTCATCACTGCCCTCATAAACTTGGACCGG GaatcttcctccaccttccctcttAAGGGAGGAAACCTGCCTCGGAAGCAGAGCTGA